Proteins from a genomic interval of Danio rerio strain Tuebingen ecotype United States chromosome 4, GRCz12tu, whole genome shotgun sequence:
- the smkr1 gene encoding small lysine-rich protein 1, which yields MCEKKALIMPSGKKSRSQSARAASKSKRKRSSKKRSVSAKASKTDVDILSPAAMENVYYISHNAVDCLEFRGFGWPGATKKKGKKGKKSKK from the exons ATGTGTGAGAAGAAGGCACTAATAATG CCTTCAGGAAAAAAGTCCAGATCTCAAAGTGCCAGAGCTGCCAGCAAGAGCAAAAGAAAGCGCTCCTCCAAGAAGAGATCTGTCAGTGCCAAAGCCTCAAAGACAGATGTGGATATTTTGAGTCCAGCAGCCATGGAGAACGTTTACTACATCTCCCATAATGCTGTGGACTGTCTGGAGTTCAGAGGATTCGGCTGGCCTGGAGCCACCAAGAAGAAagggaaaaaaggaaagaaaagcaAGAAATGA
- the cd9b gene encoding CD9 molecule b (The RefSeq protein has 3 substitutions compared to this genomic sequence) — protein sequence MAAGGGLQCIKYLLFIFNFIFWLAGTGVLAVGLWLRFDAKTKEFFTAENGQTVFLTGVYILIVAGAVMMVVGFLGCCGAIKESACMLGLFFMFLLVIFAAEVAAGIWGLSNKDKIVSDVQQFYTQTVKNYKESPDGPLKETLTAIHFSLQCCGPTGLASDGVSVTCPKQEGLANVITTGCSSVIQDMFNSRLHVIGGVGIGIGVIMVFGMIFSMLLCCAIRRTRDIV from the exons ATGGCCGCAGGAGGTGGACTTCAGTGTATCAAGTACTTGCTCTTTATCTTCAACTTCATCTTCTGG CTCGCCGGTACAGGAGTTTTGGCTGTTGGTCTGTGGCTGCGCTTCGATGCTAAAACTAAAGAATTCTTCACTgcggaaaatggccagactgtgTTCCTCACAG GGGTTTATATCCTGATCGTGGCCGGAGCCGTCATGATGGTGGTCGGGTTCCTGGGCTGCTGTGGAGCAATAAAAGAGTCGGCCTGCATGCTGGGACTG TTCTTCATGTTTCTGCTGGTCATTTTCGCCGCTGAAGTTGCCGCTGGAATCTGGGGTTTGTCTAATAAAGATAAG ATTGTGTCCGATATCCAGCAGTTTTACACGCAGACCGTCAAAAATTACAAGGAGAGTCCAGACGGGCCGCTGAAGGAAACTCTGACTGCCATTCATTTTTCA CTGCAGTGCTGTGGACCAACTGGCCTGGTCACCGATGGAGTATCTGTCACCTGCCCCAAACAGGAGGGTCTCGCAAACGTCATCACAACG GGCTGCTCATCTGTCATTCAGGATATGTTCAACTCTCGGCTTCATGTGATTGGAGGAGTCGGCATCGGCATTGGCGTGATCATG GTCTTCGGCATGATCTTCAGCATGTTGCTGTGCTGCGCTATCCGACGAACCCGTGACATCGTGTAA